A window of the Bombina bombina isolate aBomBom1 chromosome 3, aBomBom1.pri, whole genome shotgun sequence genome harbors these coding sequences:
- the LOC128651976 gene encoding uncharacterized protein LOC128651976 isoform X2 — MGKDGREGNSAKANERGEGSTKDKGKEQNGQPKQGRVLRVWVVGHSYVHWARARAMASGLGENLGFAHRLASIRWIGKRGMRWGELVATIQQTRKRWGPPDALIIHLGGNDIGALPLKELEDSIKGVISWLKVAWPQVQVIWSNIISRIRWRNTNTQRAGYRSRRRVNQVAAKIVREIGGRVLEHPLIVAKREELFRADGVHLNEEGNDRFLEDIRMLVAELAQVH, encoded by the exons ATGGGAAAAGATGGAAGGGAAGGAAACTCCGCAAAAGCAaatgagagaggagaggggagcaCAAAGGACAAGGGGAAGGAGCAGAACGGTCAACCGAAACAAG GTAGAGTGTTACGGGTATGGGTGGTTGGCCACTCATACGTGCATTGGGCCAGGGCAAGGGCAATGGCGTCAGGGTTAGGAGAGAATTTAGGCTTTGCGCACAGGTTAGCAAGCATAAGATGGATAGGAAAAAGGGGCATGCGCTGGGGCGAGTTAGTTGCCACCATACAGCAGACAAGGAAAAGATGGGGGCCCCCAGACGCGCTGATAATACATTTGGGAGGTAATGATATAGGCGCACTCCCCTTAAAAGAATTGGAGGACAGCATAAAAGGGGTAATTAGCTGGTTAAAGGTTGCCTGGCCGCAAGTGCAGGTTATATGGTCAAATATAATATCCAGGATAAGATGGCGCAACACGAATACGCAAAGGGCAGGATATAGGTCACGGAGGCGAGTTAATCAGGTAGCAGCGAAGATAGTCAGGGAGATAGGTGGAAGGGTGCTGGAGCATCCCTTGATCGTGGCAAAACGAGAGGAGCTGTTCCGGGCTGATGGAGTGCACCTGAACGAGGAGGGGAACGATCGGTTTTTGGAGGACATAAGGATGTTGGTGGCAGAGCTCGCACAG GTTCATTAA
- the LOC128651976 gene encoding uncharacterized protein LOC128651976 isoform X1 has protein sequence MPHLSLADWERIEGIKKMVEKSLAPRTWRAYDTYWKQWLECRVLRVWVVGHSYVHWARARAMASGLGENLGFAHRLASIRWIGKRGMRWGELVATIQQTRKRWGPPDALIIHLGGNDIGALPLKELEDSIKGVISWLKVAWPQVQVIWSNIISRIRWRNTNTQRAGYRSRRRVNQVAAKIVREIGGRVLEHPLIVAKREELFRADGVHLNEEGNDRFLEDIRMLVAELAQVH, from the exons ATGCCCCatctttctttggcagattgggagcgcATAGAGGGGATAAAGAAAATGGTGGAAAAGTCATTGGCGCCAAGAACATGGAGGGCATACGACACCTATTGGAAGCAGTGGCTGGAGT GTAGAGTGTTACGGGTATGGGTGGTTGGCCACTCATACGTGCATTGGGCCAGGGCAAGGGCAATGGCGTCAGGGTTAGGAGAGAATTTAGGCTTTGCGCACAGGTTAGCAAGCATAAGATGGATAGGAAAAAGGGGCATGCGCTGGGGCGAGTTAGTTGCCACCATACAGCAGACAAGGAAAAGATGGGGGCCCCCAGACGCGCTGATAATACATTTGGGAGGTAATGATATAGGCGCACTCCCCTTAAAAGAATTGGAGGACAGCATAAAAGGGGTAATTAGCTGGTTAAAGGTTGCCTGGCCGCAAGTGCAGGTTATATGGTCAAATATAATATCCAGGATAAGATGGCGCAACACGAATACGCAAAGGGCAGGATATAGGTCACGGAGGCGAGTTAATCAGGTAGCAGCGAAGATAGTCAGGGAGATAGGTGGAAGGGTGCTGGAGCATCCCTTGATCGTGGCAAAACGAGAGGAGCTGTTCCGGGCTGATGGAGTGCACCTGAACGAGGAGGGGAACGATCGGTTTTTGGAGGACATAAGGATGTTGGTGGCAGAGCTCGCACAG GTTCATTAA